From the Oleiharenicola lentus genome, one window contains:
- the ilvE gene encoding branched-chain-amino-acid transaminase, translated as MVVYFDGKYVDSNDAKVSVFDHGLLYGDGIFEGIRIYGGNVFRLDEHLERLELSARAIMLTIPQSRAELAEAVCETCRRNQLQDGYIRLVVTRGVGDLGLAPWSCAHPTTFIIASKISLYPQEYYDNGLSIVTVPTRRIAPDALPPTVKSLNYLNNILAKIEAKQAGALEAIMLNQQGYVAECTADNIFVISKGEIITPASTAGALKGITRGTIFDVAKAIGVTIREANLTRYDVWCADECFLTGTGAEVIPVVKLDGRVIGTGKPGPITAQVLVGFRQRVLVEGTRI; from the coding sequence ATGGTCGTTTACTTTGATGGCAAATACGTGGACTCCAACGATGCGAAGGTTTCGGTCTTCGATCACGGCCTGCTTTACGGCGACGGAATCTTCGAGGGCATCCGCATCTACGGCGGCAACGTGTTCCGCCTCGACGAACACCTCGAGCGCCTCGAGCTGTCGGCCCGCGCCATCATGCTCACCATCCCGCAGTCCCGCGCCGAGCTGGCCGAGGCCGTCTGCGAGACCTGCCGTCGCAACCAGCTTCAGGACGGCTACATCCGTCTCGTGGTGACCCGCGGCGTTGGCGATCTCGGCCTCGCACCTTGGTCCTGCGCGCATCCCACGACGTTCATCATCGCCAGCAAGATCTCGCTCTACCCGCAGGAGTATTACGACAACGGCCTGAGCATCGTCACGGTGCCCACCCGCCGCATCGCGCCCGACGCGCTGCCGCCGACCGTGAAGTCGCTCAATTACCTCAACAACATCCTCGCCAAGATCGAGGCCAAGCAGGCCGGCGCGCTTGAGGCCATCATGCTGAACCAGCAGGGCTACGTGGCCGAGTGCACGGCGGACAACATCTTCGTCATCTCCAAGGGTGAGATCATCACCCCCGCCTCCACCGCCGGTGCGCTCAAGGGCATCACTCGTGGCACGATCTTCGATGTGGCCAAGGCCATTGGCGTCACCATCCGCGAGGCCAACCTCACTCGCTACGATGTCTGGTGCGCTGACGAATGTTTCCTCACCGGCACCGGCGCCGAGGTCATCCCGGTGGTGAAGCTCGACGGCCGCGTCATCGGCACCGGCAAGCCCGGTCCGATCACGGCCCAGGTGCTCGTCGGTTTCCGTCAGCGTGTGCTGGTCGAAGGCACCCGCATCTGA
- a CDS encoding type II secretion system protein, whose amino-acid sequence MRPYRAVHGFTLIELLTVIAIIGILAALIFPTIGKVRETAQRTVDANNLREVVKAASIYAADNNDRLPDPAVIATQYPNLGSGPYAWAGILAQRGIVTDAAFYFAKNDPFYSGSAPASVVQPASPTTIATDFGARTLSFEFVGGLRMGDSANTPVAFTRGLQTSGAWDTTSGAYKDTGGHIAFLGGNIQFYPNVSATDTQLTLTNGTKGANIRQAIPVSARIYATTPSGGTTIGSLTGTAGLAP is encoded by the coding sequence ATGCGCCCGTATCGAGCCGTTCACGGCTTCACGCTCATCGAGTTGCTCACGGTTATTGCCATCATCGGCATCCTGGCAGCCCTGATATTCCCCACCATCGGAAAGGTCCGCGAGACCGCCCAACGCACGGTGGATGCCAACAACCTCCGCGAGGTCGTCAAAGCCGCGAGCATTTATGCCGCGGACAACAACGACCGGCTCCCCGACCCTGCGGTGATCGCCACCCAATACCCCAACCTGGGATCCGGTCCCTACGCATGGGCGGGCATCCTGGCACAACGTGGCATCGTTACCGACGCCGCGTTCTACTTCGCCAAGAACGACCCGTTCTACAGCGGCAGCGCCCCGGCCTCCGTCGTGCAACCCGCCAGCCCCACCACCATCGCCACCGATTTCGGCGCTCGCACCCTGAGCTTCGAATTCGTCGGCGGTCTGCGCATGGGCGACAGCGCCAACACGCCGGTGGCCTTCACCCGCGGACTGCAAACCTCGGGCGCATGGGACACCACGAGCGGAGCCTACAAGGACACCGGCGGCCACATCGCCTTCCTGGGGGGCAACATCCAGTTCTACCCCAACGTCAGCGCCACCGACACCCAGTTGACGCTCACCAACGGCACCAAGGGCGCGAACATCCGCCAAGCCATACCGGTATCGGCGCGCATCTATGCGACGACCCCGTCGGGTGGCACAACCATCGGATCGCTCACCGGCACGGCCGGTCTCGCGCCCTGA
- a CDS encoding putative manganese-dependent inorganic diphosphatase produces the protein MAPANPIYVIGHRNPDADSICSAIAYAAFKQARGEHGYLAARCGNSNARIDAILERFHTPLPHYLSDVYPRVRDMMSYEPLVVHEEATCAEALSLIDRHGITYVPVVSDQNKAVGSLTLAQLGHFFIPRLDEPRAMRQVRTSLARIARTLQGAVLHTAEENRIEDLYVRIGAMDVRTFWSISEREQISAAQSLIIVGDRRDIQHRSIELGVRALVITGSLPVDPEIVSLAKERGVGLISSPHDTATTAWFVRTASTVGKLADRRFNSLNAEARIADVRRKFSQFSPHAMMVTGEDNLLQGILTKSDLLKPVPTRLVLVDHNELTQAVPGADEVVITEILDHHRLGPVATSQPILFINEPVGSTCTIVADHFRRHGIAPSADLAGIMMSGLISDTLLLQSPTSTPKDADVLNWLQSHADIKAQELAHLIFSSGSVILANPADKVVRSDFKVYAEEGVRFAVSQVEELGFDNFWQHATQLSQALADLRATERLAFAALLVTDINTQNSLMLAKGDPEFIRRISYAHVQQDEIFDLPGVVSRKKQLIPYLTDVLKAMSHDDVSPGTRNRSGAPFTR, from the coding sequence ATGGCCCCCGCCAACCCCATTTACGTCATCGGCCACCGCAATCCCGACGCCGACTCCATTTGCTCGGCGATCGCCTATGCCGCCTTCAAGCAGGCGCGCGGGGAACATGGCTACCTGGCGGCCCGCTGCGGCAACTCCAACGCCCGCATCGATGCCATCCTCGAACGGTTCCACACCCCCCTGCCCCACTATCTGAGCGACGTCTATCCGCGCGTGCGCGATATGATGTCCTACGAGCCGCTGGTCGTGCACGAGGAGGCAACCTGCGCCGAGGCGCTCAGCCTGATCGACCGCCACGGCATCACCTACGTGCCGGTGGTTTCCGACCAAAACAAGGCCGTCGGCTCGCTGACCCTCGCCCAGCTCGGCCACTTTTTCATCCCCCGCCTCGACGAACCCCGCGCCATGCGGCAGGTCCGCACCAGCCTCGCGCGCATCGCCCGCACCCTGCAGGGCGCCGTGCTCCACACCGCCGAGGAGAACCGCATTGAGGACCTCTACGTCCGCATCGGCGCGATGGATGTCCGCACCTTCTGGTCCATCTCGGAACGCGAACAGATTTCCGCCGCCCAATCCTTGATCATCGTCGGCGACCGGCGCGACATCCAGCATCGCAGCATCGAGCTCGGCGTGCGCGCGCTGGTCATCACGGGAAGCCTCCCCGTTGACCCTGAAATCGTCTCCCTCGCCAAGGAGCGCGGCGTCGGCCTCATCTCCAGCCCGCACGACACCGCCACCACCGCCTGGTTCGTCCGCACCGCCTCGACCGTGGGCAAGCTGGCCGACCGTCGCTTCAATTCGCTCAACGCCGAGGCCCGAATCGCGGACGTGCGCCGGAAATTCTCCCAATTCTCCCCGCACGCCATGATGGTCACCGGCGAGGACAACCTGCTTCAGGGGATCCTCACCAAGTCCGACTTGCTCAAGCCCGTGCCCACGCGCCTCGTGCTCGTGGATCACAACGAGCTCACCCAGGCGGTGCCCGGCGCCGACGAGGTCGTCATCACCGAGATCCTCGACCACCACCGCCTCGGGCCGGTCGCCACCTCGCAGCCCATTCTGTTCATCAACGAGCCCGTCGGCTCCACCTGCACGATCGTCGCCGACCACTTCCGCCGGCATGGGATCGCACCTTCCGCCGACCTCGCGGGCATCATGATGTCGGGCCTCATCTCCGACACGCTGCTGCTGCAGAGCCCGACCTCCACGCCGAAGGACGCCGACGTGCTCAACTGGCTCCAAAGTCACGCCGACATCAAGGCGCAGGAACTCGCCCACCTCATCTTCAGCTCGGGCTCCGTCATTCTCGCCAACCCCGCCGACAAGGTCGTGCGCTCCGACTTCAAGGTCTATGCCGAGGAGGGCGTGCGCTTCGCCGTCTCCCAGGTCGAGGAACTCGGTTTCGACAACTTCTGGCAGCACGCCACGCAACTCTCCCAGGCGCTCGCCGATCTGCGCGCGACCGAGCGGCTGGCCTTCGCCGCCCTGCTGGTCACCGACATCAACACCCAGAACTCGCTCATGCTCGCCAAGGGCGACCCTGAGTTCATCCGCCGCATCTCCTATGCCCATGTGCAGCAGGACGAGATCTTCGACCTGCCCGGCGTCGTCAGCCGCAAGAAGCAGCTCATCCCCTACCTCACCGACGTGCTGAAGGCGATGAGCCACGACGACGTGTCACCCGGCACCCGCAACCGGAGCGGCGCGCCCTTTACGCGCTGA